In one Lottiidibacillus patelloidae genomic region, the following are encoded:
- the rplE gene encoding 50S ribosomal protein L5, with the protein MNRLKEKYQKEIVPSLMEKFNYKSVMEVPKIEKIVINMGIGDAVSNPKVLDTAVEELAEITGQKPLVTRAKKSIAGFRLREGMPIGAKVTLRAERMYEFADKLVSISLPRVRDFRGVSKKSFDGRGNYTLGIKEQLIFPEIDYDKVNKVRGMDIVIVTTANTDEEARELLAQLGMPFQK; encoded by the coding sequence ATGAACCGTTTGAAGGAAAAGTATCAAAAGGAAATTGTACCTTCATTAATGGAGAAGTTTAACTACAAATCTGTTATGGAAGTACCAAAGATCGAAAAGATCGTTATTAATATGGGTATCGGAGACGCAGTATCTAATCCGAAAGTATTAGACACAGCTGTTGAAGAACTTGCAGAAATCACAGGACAAAAACCACTAGTAACTAGAGCGAAGAAATCAATCGCTGGTTTCCGTCTTCGTGAAGGAATGCCTATCGGTGCAAAAGTTACTTTACGCGCTGAGCGTATGTATGAGTTTGCTGATAAATTAGTATCTATCTCATTACCACGTGTACGTGACTTCCGTGGAGTATCTAAGAAGTCATTTGATGGTCGTGGTAACTACACATTAGGTATTAAAGAGCAGCTAATCTTCCCTGAAATTGATTATGATAAAGTAAATAAAGTTCGTGGAATGGATATCGTAATTGTTACGACTGCGAACACAGACGAAGAAGCTCGTGAACTATTAGCTCAACTAGGCATGCCTTTCCAAAAATAA
- the rpmC gene encoding 50S ribosomal protein L29 produces the protein MKANELRELTTAEIEQKIKSLKEELFNLRFQLATGQLENTARIREVRKSIARMKTIIREREIGITNR, from the coding sequence ATGAAAGCTAATGAATTGCGTGAATTAACCACTGCTGAAATCGAACAAAAGATCAAGTCACTAAAGGAAGAATTATTCAACCTTCGTTTCCAGTTAGCGACTGGTCAGTTAGAAAACACTGCTCGTATTCGTGAAGTGCGTAAGTCAATTGCACGCATGAAAACGATCATCCGTGAAAGAGAGATCGGCATAACAAACAGATAA
- the rpsC gene encoding 30S ribosomal protein S3 has translation MGQKVNPVGLRVGVIRDWDSRWYADKDFANLLHEDIKIREYVEKRLKDASVSKVEIERAANRVNISISTAKPGMVIGKGGSEVEALRKALNALTGKRVHINIIEIKRADMDAKLVAENIARQLENRISFRRAMKQTIQRAMRAGALGIKTQVSGRLGGADIARAESYSEGTVPLHTLRADIDYATAEADTTYGKLGIKVWIYRGEVLPTKKGQEGGK, from the coding sequence GTGGGTCAAAAAGTTAACCCTGTCGGTCTTCGTGTCGGCGTCATTCGTGATTGGGACTCTAGATGGTATGCGGATAAAGATTTTGCAAACCTTTTACATGAAGACATTAAAATTCGTGAATATGTAGAAAAGCGTCTTAAGGATGCTTCAGTATCAAAAGTTGAAATCGAACGTGCTGCTAACCGCGTAAACATTTCTATCTCTACTGCTAAACCAGGAATGGTAATCGGTAAAGGTGGTTCGGAAGTTGAAGCACTTCGTAAAGCGTTAAACGCTTTAACTGGTAAACGTGTACACATCAACATTATTGAAATCAAACGTGCTGATATGGATGCTAAACTTGTTGCAGAAAACATTGCTCGCCAATTAGAAAATCGTATTTCATTCCGTCGTGCTATGAAACAAACGATTCAACGTGCGATGCGTGCTGGTGCACTAGGTATTAAAACTCAAGTATCTGGTCGTCTTGGTGGCGCTGATATCGCTCGTGCTGAATCATACAGTGAAGGTACTGTTCCACTACACACTTTACGTGCTGATATTGACTATGCTACTGCAGAAGCAGATACAACATATGGAAAATTAGGTATCAAAGTTTGGATTTATCGTGGAGAGGTCCTTCCAACTAAAAAAGGTCAGGAAGGAGGAAAATAA
- the rplP gene encoding 50S ribosomal protein L16 produces MLMPKRVKYRREHRGKMRGRSKGGNDVTFGEFGLQALEAGWITNRQIESARIAMTRYMKRGGKVWIKIFPHKSYTAKPLEVRMGSGKGAPEGWVAVVKPGRIMFELDGVSEEVAREALRLASHKLPIKTKFVKREETGGESNES; encoded by the coding sequence ATGTTAATGCCTAAACGTGTTAAATATCGTAGAGAACACCGTGGAAAAATGCGCGGACGTTCAAAGGGTGGTAACGACGTAACTTTCGGTGAATTCGGTCTTCAAGCTTTAGAAGCTGGCTGGATCACTAACCGTCAAATCGAATCAGCGCGTATCGCGATGACTCGTTATATGAAACGTGGCGGTAAAGTATGGATTAAAATTTTCCCTCACAAGTCTTACACTGCTAAGCCTTTAGAAGTTCGAATGGGTTCTGGTAAAGGTGCACCTGAAGGATGGGTAGCGGTAGTAAAACCAGGCCGTATCATGTTTGAACTAGATGGTGTTTCTGAAGAGGTTGCTCGTGAAGCATTACGTTTAGCTTCTCACAAGTTACCAATCAAAACTAAGTTTGTAAAACGTGAAGAAACTGGTGGTGAATCTAATGAAAGCTAA
- the rpsS gene encoding 30S ribosomal protein S19 — protein sequence MGRSLKKGPFVDDHLMKKVEVMGESEKKQVIKTWSRRSTIFPEFIGHTIAVYDGRKHVPVYITEDMVGHKLGEFAPTRTYKGHAADDKKTRR from the coding sequence ATGGGACGTAGCTTAAAAAAGGGACCATTTGTCGATGATCACTTAATGAAGAAAGTGGAAGTTATGGGTGAGAGTGAAAAGAAGCAAGTTATTAAAACTTGGTCTCGTCGTTCTACAATCTTTCCAGAGTTTATCGGGCACACTATTGCTGTCTATGACGGACGCAAACATGTTCCTGTTTACATCACAGAAGACATGGTAGGTCATAAGTTAGGTGAATTTGCACCAACTCGTACTTACAAAGGTCATGCTGCTGATGACAAGAAAACAAGACGTTAA
- the rplV gene encoding 50S ribosomal protein L22 gives MQVKAVAKTVRIAPRKVRLVVDLIRGKAVGEAIAILRHTPKAASPVVEKVLNSAMANAEHNFDIDPNNLVVSKVFVDEGPTMKRFRPRAMGRASAINKRTSHITVVVSEKKEG, from the coding sequence ATGCAAGTAAAAGCAGTTGCTAAAACAGTCCGTATTGCTCCTCGTAAAGTCCGCTTAGTAGTAGATTTAATCAGAGGAAAAGCAGTGGGCGAAGCAATCGCGATCCTTCGACACACACCAAAGGCAGCATCTCCAGTTGTAGAAAAAGTACTTAACTCTGCAATGGCTAACGCTGAACATAACTTTGATATTGATCCTAATAACTTAGTTGTTTCTAAAGTGTTTGTTGATGAAGGTCCAACTATGAAACGTTTCCGTCCACGTGCAATGGGACGTGCAAGCGCAATAAATAAACGTACGAGCCACATTACTGTTGTGGTATCAGAAAAGAAGGAGGGGTAA
- the rplX gene encoding 50S ribosomal protein L24, with translation MHVKKGDKVQVISGKDKGKQGVILQSFPKNSKVLVEGVNVVKKHAKPSQMNPQGGILNQEAPIHVSNVMPLDPKTGVPTRVGYTTVDGKKVRVAKKSGESLDK, from the coding sequence ATGCATGTAAAAAAAGGTGATAAAGTACAAGTGATTTCTGGTAAGGATAAAGGCAAGCAAGGTGTAATCCTTCAATCTTTCCCGAAAAACAGCAAAGTATTAGTTGAAGGTGTTAACGTCGTTAAAAAGCATGCGAAACCATCACAAATGAATCCGCAAGGTGGTATTCTTAACCAAGAAGCACCAATTCATGTGTCAAACGTTATGCCGCTTGATCCTAAGACAGGCGTACCTACACGTGTAGGATACACTACTGTAGATGGTAAGAAAGTACGTGTCGCTAAGAAATCAGGAGAAAGTTTAGATAAATAG
- the rplW gene encoding 50S ribosomal protein L23, whose product MRDHRDVIKRPVITEQTTDLMVDRKYTFEVDVKANKTEIKDAIEAIFGVTVEKVNVMNYKGKFKRVGRHAGFKPRRRKAIVKLAADSKDIEIFEA is encoded by the coding sequence ATGAGAGATCATCGTGATGTTATTAAGCGCCCTGTAATTACAGAGCAAACAACTGATTTAATGGTAGATCGCAAGTATACTTTCGAAGTTGACGTTAAAGCTAACAAAACTGAGATCAAGGATGCTATTGAAGCGATTTTCGGCGTTACAGTTGAAAAGGTGAATGTAATGAACTACAAGGGTAAATTCAAGCGTGTAGGCCGTCATGCGGGCTTTAAACCACGTCGTAGAAAAGCTATTGTTAAACTTGCTGCTGACAGCAAAGACATTGAAATTTTCGAAGCATAA
- the rplD gene encoding 50S ribosomal protein L4, whose translation MPKLTVLNQSGSQVGDIELADAVFGIEPNENVLFDAIVAQQASMRQGTHDTKGRSEVRGGGRKPWRQKGTGRARQGTIRAPQWKGGGIVFGPTPRSYSYKLPKKVRRLALKSALSTKVVNNELVIVDNLAFDAPKTKEMVTVLSNLSVDNKVLVVTGDYNETVALSANNIPGVTVVDAAGINVLDIVYHDKLIMTQSAVSKVEEVLG comes from the coding sequence ATGCCTAAACTTACAGTATTAAATCAGAGCGGTTCACAAGTTGGTGACATCGAACTAGCTGATGCTGTGTTTGGAATTGAGCCAAACGAAAATGTATTGTTTGATGCTATCGTTGCACAACAAGCATCTATGCGCCAAGGAACACACGACACAAAAGGTCGTTCTGAGGTACGCGGTGGTGGACGTAAACCATGGCGTCAAAAAGGAACAGGTCGTGCACGTCAAGGTACGATTCGTGCTCCTCAATGGAAAGGTGGAGGTATCGTATTCGGACCAACGCCACGTAGCTACAGCTACAAGCTTCCAAAGAAAGTTCGTCGTTTAGCATTAAAATCAGCATTATCTACTAAAGTTGTAAACAACGAGTTAGTAATTGTTGATAACTTAGCATTCGATGCACCAAAAACAAAAGAAATGGTAACTGTTCTTTCAAATCTTTCAGTAGACAACAAAGTATTAGTAGTTACTGGTGATTACAATGAAACGGTTGCTTTATCAGCAAATAACATTCCTGGTGTAACAGTTGTTGACGCTGCAGGAATCAATGTTTTAGACATCGTGTATCATGACAAGCTAATCATGACGCAAAGTGCCGTTTCTAAAGTAGAGGAGGTGCTTGGATAA
- the rplC gene encoding 50S ribosomal protein L3: MTKGILGRKVGMTQVFTENGVVIPVTVVEADPNVVLQVKTNETDGYEAIQLGFADKKESRSNKPEKGHAAKANANPKRYVKELRDVNMSEYEVGQEVKVDIFAEGDIVDVTGTSKGKGFQGAIKRHNQSRGPMSHGSRYHRRPGSMGPVDPNRVFKGKLLPGRMGGEKVTVQNLQIVKVDVERNLLLIKGNVPGAKKSFVQINSAVKGN; encoded by the coding sequence ATGACCAAAGGAATCTTAGGAAGAAAAGTAGGTATGACTCAAGTTTTCACTGAAAACGGAGTAGTTATTCCAGTAACAGTTGTTGAAGCTGATCCTAACGTTGTTCTTCAAGTGAAGACTAACGAAACTGATGGATACGAAGCTATCCAACTTGGATTTGCCGATAAGAAAGAAAGTCGCTCTAACAAACCTGAAAAAGGCCATGCAGCAAAGGCTAATGCAAACCCTAAGCGCTACGTTAAGGAACTTCGTGACGTTAACATGTCAGAATACGAAGTTGGTCAAGAGGTTAAAGTTGATATTTTTGCAGAAGGTGACATCGTTGATGTAACTGGGACTTCAAAAGGTAAAGGTTTCCAAGGTGCTATTAAGCGTCATAACCAATCTCGCGGACCGATGTCTCATGGTTCACGTTACCACCGTCGCCCTGGTTCAATGGGTCCTGTAGATCCAAACCGCGTATTCAAAGGTAAATTATTACCTGGACGTATGGGTGGAGAAAAAGTTACAGTACAAAATCTGCAAATTGTAAAAGTTGACGTTGAACGCAACTTATTACTTATCAAAGGTAATGTGCCTGGAGCTAAGAAAAGCTTTGTTCAAATAAATTCAGCAGTAAAAGGTAATTAA
- the rplB gene encoding 50S ribosomal protein L2, whose translation MAIKKYKPTTPGRRGMSSLDFAELTTDRPEKSLLAPLHNKGGRNNQGRMTVRHQGGGHKRQYRIIDFKRTKDGIPGRVATIEYDPNRTANIALINYADGEKRYILAPKGLTVGTEIMSGPEADIKVGNTLPIANIPVGTVIHNIELKPGRGGQLARSAGASAQLLGKEEKYAIVRLVSGEVRMILLTCRATIGQVGNLEHELVNVGKAGRSRWMGKRPTVRGSVMNPNDHPHGGGEGRAPIGRKSPMSPWGKPTLGYKTRKKNKASDKFIVRRRKK comes from the coding sequence ATGGCGATTAAAAAGTATAAACCAACCACTCCTGGTCGTCGTGGCATGTCTAGCTTGGACTTCGCTGAGCTAACTACAGACAGACCGGAAAAATCATTATTGGCTCCTTTACACAATAAAGGTGGTCGTAACAACCAAGGAAGAATGACAGTACGCCATCAAGGTGGTGGACATAAACGTCAATACCGTATTATCGATTTCAAACGCACGAAAGATGGAATACCTGGACGCGTTGCTACAATCGAGTACGATCCAAACCGTACAGCAAACATTGCGTTAATCAATTATGCTGATGGTGAAAAGCGTTACATCCTTGCACCTAAAGGATTAACAGTTGGAACAGAGATCATGTCTGGTCCTGAAGCAGATATTAAAGTAGGTAACACACTTCCTATTGCTAACATTCCAGTAGGTACAGTTATCCACAATATCGAATTAAAACCTGGTCGCGGTGGACAACTAGCTCGTTCAGCTGGTGCTAGTGCACAGTTACTTGGTAAAGAAGAAAAATATGCAATTGTTCGTTTAGTTTCTGGTGAGGTTCGTATGATCCTTTTAACTTGTCGTGCAACTATCGGTCAAGTAGGAAACTTAGAACATGAACTTGTAAACGTTGGTAAAGCAGGTCGTTCTCGTTGGATGGGTAAACGCCCAACTGTTCGTGGATCTGTAATGAACCCGAACGATCACCCACACGGTGGTGGTGAAGGTCGTGCACCAATCGGACGTAAATCACCAATGTCTCCATGGGGTAAACCAACTCTTGGATACAAAACTCGTAAGAAAAACAAAGCGTCTGACAAATTTATCGTTCGTCGTCGTAAAAAATAA
- the rplN gene encoding 50S ribosomal protein L14 has translation MIQQESRLKVADNSGAREVLTIKVLGGTGRKTANIGDVIVCTVKQATPGGVVKKGEVVRAVVVRTKRGVRRQDGTYIRFDENAAVIIKDDKSPRGTRIFGPVARELRDKNFMKIVSLAPEVL, from the coding sequence ATGATTCAACAAGAATCTCGCTTGAAAGTTGCTGACAACTCTGGTGCTCGTGAAGTCCTAACGATTAAAGTTCTTGGTGGTACTGGTCGCAAGACTGCTAACATCGGTGACGTAATCGTATGTACCGTTAAGCAAGCAACACCAGGAGGCGTTGTTAAAAAAGGTGAAGTAGTTAGAGCTGTAGTAGTTCGTACGAAACGTGGAGTTCGTCGTCAAGATGGAACTTACATCCGTTTCGATGAAAACGCAGCAGTAATCATTAAAGATGATAAAAGTCCTCGTGGGACTCGTATCTTCGGACCTGTTGCACGTGAATTACGTGACAAAAACTTCATGAAAATTGTTTCATTAGCTCCAGAAGTATTGTAA
- the rpsJ gene encoding 30S ribosomal protein S10: protein MAKEKIRIRLKAYDHRILDQSAEKIVATAKRSGASVSGPIPLPTEKAVYTILRAVHKYKDSREQFEMRTHKRLIDIVNPTPQTVDSLMRLDLPSGVDIEIKL from the coding sequence ATGGCAAAAGAAAAGATTCGTATTCGTTTAAAAGCTTATGATCACAGAATTTTAGATCAATCAGCAGAGAAGATTGTTGCAACAGCGAAACGCTCAGGTGCTTCTGTATCTGGACCGATCCCATTACCAACTGAGAAGGCGGTATACACGATTTTACGTGCGGTACACAAATACAAAGACTCTCGTGAGCAATTTGAAATGAGAACACATAAGCGTCTTATCGATATCGTTAATCCAACGCCACAGACAGTTGACTCATTAATGAGACTTGATTTACCGTCTGGTGTAGATATCGAAATTAAGCTATAA
- the tuf gene encoding elongation factor Tu, protein MGKAKFDRSKTHANVGTIGHVDHGKTTLTAAITTVLSKSGGAEARAYDQIDGAPEERERGITISTAHVEYETATRHYAHVDCPGHADYVKNMITGAAQMDGAILVVSAADGPMPQTREHILLSRQVGVPYIVVFLNKCDMVDDEELLELVEMEVRDLLSDYDFPGDDIPVIKGSALKALEGDAEWEARIHELMEAVDTYIPTPERQTDKPFMMPVEDVFSITGRGTVATGRVERGQVKVGDEVEILGLTEEPGKTTVTGVEMFRKLLDYAEAGDNIGALLRGVSREDIQRGQVLIKPGTVKAHTKFKAEVYVLSKEEGGRHTPFFTNYRPQFYFRTTDVTGITQLPEGVEMVMPGDNVEMTVELIAPIAIEEGTKFSIREGGRTVGAGVVASIQE, encoded by the coding sequence ATGGGTAAAGCTAAATTCGACCGTTCAAAGACACATGCGAACGTTGGTACAATTGGTCACGTTGACCACGGTAAAACAACTTTAACAGCTGCAATCACTACTGTATTATCAAAGTCTGGTGGCGCTGAAGCACGCGCTTACGATCAAATCGATGGTGCTCCAGAAGAGCGCGAGCGTGGAATCACAATCTCAACTGCACACGTTGAGTATGAAACTGCTACTCGTCACTATGCACACGTTGACTGCCCAGGACATGCTGACTATGTTAAGAACATGATCACTGGTGCTGCACAAATGGACGGAGCTATCTTAGTAGTATCTGCTGCTGATGGCCCAATGCCACAAACTCGTGAGCACATCTTACTTTCTCGTCAAGTAGGTGTACCTTACATCGTAGTATTCTTAAACAAGTGTGACATGGTTGACGACGAAGAATTACTTGAATTAGTAGAAATGGAAGTTCGTGACTTATTATCTGATTACGATTTCCCTGGTGACGACATTCCTGTAATCAAAGGTTCAGCTCTTAAAGCTCTTGAAGGAGATGCTGAGTGGGAAGCACGCATCCATGAATTAATGGAAGCTGTAGACACTTACATTCCAACTCCTGAGCGTCAAACTGATAAGCCTTTCATGATGCCTGTTGAGGATGTATTCTCAATCACTGGTCGTGGAACAGTTGCTACAGGACGTGTTGAGCGTGGACAAGTAAAAGTTGGAGACGAAGTAGAAATCCTTGGTTTAACTGAAGAGCCAGGAAAAACTACTGTAACTGGTGTTGAAATGTTCCGTAAGCTTCTTGACTATGCTGAAGCTGGAGACAACATTGGTGCATTACTACGTGGTGTATCTCGTGAAGACATCCAACGTGGTCAAGTACTAATCAAGCCAGGTACTGTTAAAGCTCACACTAAGTTCAAAGCTGAAGTTTACGTTTTATCAAAAGAAGAAGGTGGACGTCATACTCCATTCTTCACTAACTACCGCCCTCAGTTCTACTTCCGTACAACTGACGTAACTGGTATCACTCAATTACCTGAAGGTGTTGAAATGGTAATGCCTGGTGACAACGTTGAAATGACTGTAGAATTAATCGCTCCAATCGCTATCGAAGAAGGAACTAAGTTCTCAATTCGTGAAGGTGGACGTACTGTAGGTGCAGGTGTAGTTGCTTCAATTCAAGAATAG
- the rpsQ gene encoding 30S ribosomal protein S17, which produces MSERNGRKVYTGRVVSDKMDKTITVLVETYKKHTLYGKRVKYSKKLKAHDENNQAKIGDVVKVMETRPLSKDKRFRLVEVVEEAVII; this is translated from the coding sequence ATGTCTGAACGTAATGGTCGCAAAGTTTACACTGGACGCGTTGTTTCCGATAAAATGGATAAAACGATTACAGTACTTGTCGAAACGTATAAAAAGCATACTTTATACGGTAAACGCGTGAAATACTCTAAAAAGTTAAAAGCGCATGATGAAAACAACCAAGCTAAAATTGGTGATGTAGTAAAAGTTATGGAAACTCGTCCACTTTCAAAAGACAAACGTTTCCGTTTAGTTGAAGTAGTAGAAGAAGCAGTAATTATTTAA